From the genome of Triticum aestivum cultivar Chinese Spring chromosome 3B, IWGSC CS RefSeq v2.1, whole genome shotgun sequence, one region includes:
- the LOC123065144 gene encoding protein DJ-1 homolog B-like, protein MPPAPPTPQVLLPIVAGTEPIEASIPIDFLRRAGADVTVASAGDALLVEIMYGVKIMADELLADCAAASYDLIVLPGGVPGAANLGACATLEGMVRKHVEKGGLYAAICAAPPLALASWCLLDGHKATGHPWFVEKFPPEVTAVDANVVVDGNAVTGTGPATSMEFVLALVEQLYGKEKVEQIAKPMLVRYEGGYSMNELNSVQWHCSGTPKVLLPLGNGIEEMEAIIIVDALRRANADVVVASAEDGVVVTARHGTRIVADVMLDEAADRAPFDLIIVPGGMPGAKTLGGCEQLVALLKKQAEANRPYGAIGAATAHVLEPHGLLKGKKATTCASMAGLLADDSECENRVVVDGNVITSRSPGTAMEYAVAVVEEARRLAEGLLFLG, encoded by the exons ATGCCCCCGGCCCCACCGACGCCC CAGGTGCTGCTGCCGATCGTCGCTGGCACAGAGCCGATTGAGGCGTCCATCCCCATCGACTTCCTCCGCCGCGCCGGCGCCGATGTCACCGTCGCTTCCGCAGGCGACGCCCTTCTCGTCGAAATCATGTACGGCGTCAAAATAatggccgacgagctcctggcTGACTGCGCCGCCGCTTCCTACGACCTCATCGTCCTCCCC GGTGGCGTTCCTGGCGCTGCAAATCTTGGTGCTTGTGCGACGTTGGAGGGCATGGTGAGGAAGCACGTGGAGAAGGGAGGACTCTACGCCGCCATATGCGCTGCACCGCCGCTGGCGTTGGCGTCCTGGTGTCTACTCGACGGACACAAG GCTACGGGTCATCCATGGTTCGTGGAGAAGTTCCCTCCCGAGGTGACCGCCGTGGACGCGAACGTGGTGGTGGACGGCAATGCCGTGACGGGCACTGGGCCGGCAACGTCGATGGAGTTTGTGCTGGCCTTGGTGGAGCAGCTCTATGGGAAGGAGAAGGTCGAGCAGATCGCTAAACCAATG CTAGTGAGATACGAAGGTGGCTACAGCATGAACGAACTCAACTCGGTCCAGTGGCATTGCAGCGGCACACCCAAG GTTCTTCTTCCACTAGGCAACGGCATTGAGGAGATGGAGGCGATAATAATCGTCGACGCGCTGCGCAGAGCCAACGCGGACGTCGTCGTCGCGTCCGCCGAGGACGGTGTCGTGGTCACCGCGCGACACGGGACGAGGATCGTGGCCGACGTGATGCTGGACGAGGCCGCCGATCGTGCGCCCTTCGATCTGATCATCGTGCCG GGCGGCATGCCGGGCGCGAAGACGCTGGGCGGCTGTGAGCAGCTCGTCGCTCTGCTGAAGAAGCAGGCGGAAGCGAACAGGCCGTACGGCGCGAtcggcgccgccaccgcccacgTGCTCGAGCCCCATGGCCTGCTCAAG GGCAAGAAGGCGACGACGTGCGCATCCATGGCCGGGCTGCTCGCGGACGACAGCGAGTGCGAGAACAGGGTGGTGGTTGACGGGAACGTGATCACGAGCAGGAGCCCCGGCACCGCCATGGAGTACGCGGTGGCCGTCGTCGAGGAGGCGCGGCGACTGGCGGAAGGCCTGCTCTTCTTGGGCTGA